GACTCTTCCAATGATGATGATGGAAGTGGTGATGAAGCAGATTTTGATTTAAATGAATCTGAAGAAACTGATGAAAATGAAGAAGAGAATGTTATGGGTGATGAAGAAGGGGAGGGTAGTGAAGGTGAAGAGAAGGATGGTCTAGCCGATGAAGATTCtgactcaaaagaaaaaaatgataaggGCAGTGATGATGAATCCACTGATAGTGAGGAGAAGGTAGATAACTAGACAATGTAACTAGGTTTTAGTTACTTTGTgtggtttattttgttgtaaGTCCGTTTTAGGTAGTGGTCTTGTAATTCTATGTTATTGTTATGTCTcttgttatgttttatttttcagaaattTGCAACTATTTTTCAgactatttatttgtatttattatgttatttatatggctGTGTTTATAGATTATGTTGTTCGCAATTTATTGTTGGTCTTCTTATTTtacttgttgtttttattttgtttttaagttgttatgtagtttttttttagttgttgaagtatttcacaaaaaataacttcactttttttccattttctttttcctttattttctgtaTCAAGAATTTCGTTGATTTCAATGACGGGCCTACTCAAATAGATGTTGAGGCTACTGTTCAGTCCGGTGTAAAAGCAGTTGAGATTATGGTAATGTtgcttttgtgttgttttttggttgtgtaAAGGTTGTTATTTTTTACCCATGCTCtaattactttttaataccATATATAAACAGATGTCTTCAGATGGAATTGGTGGTGATCCTTGTAAACAGATTTCAGTTTCTGAAAATGTTGAGGTTACGGATCGTCGTCTTGTTTGTTTtgaggtatattttttttttggttattttttagtttcttcATACTTTTTGTGTTTAACACTgtctattttctttcatttttgtggaaaaaatatattagatggGTGCAACAGGTCTCAATGTTGATTCTAACATTGAACTTGAAGATGACCCAATTCCCGTTGAAGAAACTCCTCTTGTTGACAAGAGGAAATCTAAGAAACCCATAGCGCTGACGTCTCCGTTTATGGAGTATGACTCTTCCATTTCTAGTTCTAAAGATGGTTCTGGTTATGGAGTTGTTAAGTATGTGGCTGGGTTGTGTCCTCTCGATGATAAGATTGGTGAAGATGTAGAACATAAAGACGAGAATGATTTTGACTTGTGGCTTGGTGAAGGACGCCGATCGAAGAAAGAtccgtaagtgtttattttcagcatttttgttgtgtttttgtattttttgttttttactttactatttatgtttcatttttttttttaatgttaggCATGACAAGGACAAGGTTTACTTGAAGGGTAAGGATAAGATTGTTCCCCCTTTTCGTTTTGGCGTGGAAGATGTTGCAACCAAGATGTGGTTCCACAAGCTTGCATATCCTGGCCAATGTTTAACTAATTCtgtaagttaatttattttttcttttgatttttttcaaaaatttcagtcTATAGTTTTATTCAGGTTGTTTgttggttgttttttagttgttgaaatataattcattttctgattttcgaacatttctcattttttattgtttagcaTCTGGACATCATTTTTTACTATCTACGTAAAAAAGGAAAGTATGCAAAGGAGCCAAAGGTTAAGTTCACAACCACCGATTGCTTATTCTTCAAAACCATTCatgctttgtatgaaaaatttattgcacagaaaaaaaatctttctttgataacTGCCCAGCATGCCATTGCTGATTATATAAGAGGTAGAAAAATGTTATGTGGTTCCCCTTGGCATTTGTGCGATCATGTTTTGTTTATCATCCATATGGAGACTGAATCACATTGGATTCTTGGTCGATTGAATATTGAGGAAAGGCGTATGTACATGTACAACTCCTTGTCGACTGCTATGAAAGATAGTGCTGCTATCAAAGCTTGTCAGCCATTTGCGGTGTTGTTGCCCCACTTTTTTACTTTGTTTGATGAGttcaaaaaggaaaacaaaCCGGTTTGTTTAGACCCTTTCGAAGTTGTTAAGGTTGATGGTTTGCCTCAACAAACCTCGAAgtaagttgtttttattttttattttcaaatgattttaaaatttgtaatgttattttccttttttaagtttttctgctgttgttttttggttgttttgcaaaGGATCGTGGTTGTTTCGTTGCATCGTTCGCCGAATACTTTATTGATATGAAACCGATTCCTCCCATATTTGATGTTGAGAAACACCGTGATAGGCTTGCTGTGTTGTTCTATAAGTATGCTCGCATGAAAGAAGTGGATTTTATTGATAGTGAAGATGAGGCTCCTCCAAAGGGTCCAAAGAAGAATTTGTCTTAGTTATCTATtggttgttgttggaaatactacttttttttatttagctttTGTTTTTTCTATTACCAGATTATGTTCATAATCATAGACAAGTTGTTGTTTCTATcatgtttttttcttaattggaattggtttttaatttgttcatatttttggatttttaatcTTTATATTTACTCTTACTCATGACAGCATACTATTAACAACCTTATTACAACCATCTGACAAACAACTAAATTGCATTTGTAAtcactttatgtagtttttttttccttcttattaATTTCAACCTTCTTCcactcatttaattatttaactataatatttgatgttcttttgtatattaatgataataataccaattccctattatcaatatctctccacataaaaaatcacaataaaaaaatgtatgtaaCAACCAATCGTAACATGCAGTATGtgttttctaaatgttttaatatagttgttttttggttgatgTGTAGTTGTTTCCACTTCTATGCTGTAATTCTTCTGCAGGTCTTTTTGTTATGTCCCTTTTGTCCACACTTGCCACActtgttttgtttctttatttccCAAGCTGCTGCCATTCTTCTTTTCCTCGGCCTTCCAGACTTGATTCTCTCCTTTGGAGGCAACACTATGATGTCTTCAAAAAATTCTGGAAGTTCCCATTCTCTTACGTTTCCAACTGGGTATACTGTTTCTTCATATGTTTGCAGCCATGCTTTTGATGTGTAGTATTGTGCACGtagttgtatgtgtttatgttcAAGTCCTTCATGACGGCGATCGCATGGTTACATGGCATTTCATCTTTTTGAAATCTATTGCATGTGCACGTCTTCTCCTTCAAGTTTACTATTCTTGTTATGTCTTCATCTATCACCTCAAACAGTTCGGTTTCTCGGTTTCACCTGCAtgttttaaaccaactttaaaacaaccaaaaaactacGCAAAAACAACTGTTTTCATTTTACTTTATGCGAACGATAATCTTAACTTACTGTTAGTCGCAATGACTGTACATAGTTCCCTATGAGTTTTTTCTCAGATGATGGTGTCAGCCTTGTTGTGCATTTTTGTGCCTCCTTTCTATTATTGTATGTCCACTCTTGCATTTGTGCCCTCAAGCACTCCATTAATGTTGTCACTGGTGTTTCCCTTGCTGCTAAATTTGCTGAGTTCAGTGCCTCAGCTATGTTTGATGTCATGGTAGAGTACCTATAATTTGGACAGTTTCAGTCATAGTTCTACTTTTGAAAAAAAACTCAAACGCAACGCAAATACAACGCTTTAAATATGTGAatatatcattaattttatcCTTCTTATTAGTTTTCACCTGTTGTTTTCTGAATGATACCTTGACCATTTTTCATGGCCAATTTTCTCCAGGTACGGTCTTATGCGCTTATCCAAGTTGTCTAGCTCCCTCATATGGAATTCAAACTCCATTTCTGTGTAAGCTTTTGCAAACTCGCAAAGAATGGCACTCTGAAATGCTTTgcatttttcttgaattttgttttgaggTTCGACAAGAGGTGGAAGATGCAGTAGCCATGTGTTATTTCAGGGAACACTTTCCTAGTTGCTTTGATGATGCTTTCATGTCTGTCTGATATTAGGCATTGACATTCTCGAACCCCGAatgcttcttttattttttttaagaaccaCTCCCACGATTTATCGTTCTCAGAATCAACTATGCAGTATGCTAGTGGAAAAATTTTCGATTCTGCATCTTGTGTGTTGGCAGTGAGCAACGTGCCTCCATACGCGGCCTTTAGGAATGTACCGTCTACCACGATGATTGGTTTGCAGTTTGGCCAACCTTTTATAGCAGCATTCAATGCAACAAATGCATATTTGAAACTGTCATCATCATCTTTCTCTATGTCTATTAATGTTCCTGAATTTTAATCAAACAGGATTTTGTCAAACAACATGTACGCAACGAAATAACAACGCAAAAACAAATGTTTTTTCACAAATAATttcaaagtaaaatttttaaattttttttacctgGATTTGTTTTCTGTAGCATGTACAGGTATCTTGGCAAGAGATTGTACGACTCTTTAGCATTTCCATGTACCTGGGTTTGTGCTCGCTCTTTACTACGCCATGCTTTCATGTAATTCATCTTTATTCCGTATTTGTCTTTCATTTCTGTCTTTATGTCTCATAGTGGCTGCACTTTGTTTTCAGGTTCAAGAATTTTGGTTTTACAAAATCTGCTATCAACTTTGATGTAGCTTGTCGTTGATCTCCAAATCTTATTGTAACTGCACATGTGTGTTCTTCTTCGTAGCTCCTTATTATGAATGTTTTTGTGTTTCCATTTTTTGTAGCCTTTAAACTCCATTTGCAGTTTGTGTCCAAACACACTATGTTGTATTCTTTTGTGCAAGATTTCACTACTTTGTATTGAAATGTCTTCTTGATTGCAAAGTAGCATAGTGTACTTATCAATGTTTCTTTGTCCTTGTAAATTTGCCCCTTCTCTGTTGTTTCATGTCGTTTGTCATTGATGATAATCATTTCTGTGTTgtccacttcctcttcttcttcctggtTGTTTTCGAGTTGCTGTACCATTTCTGCAGCCACAAGCTTTGCATAGTCGGTGAAGTCGAAATCTTCATCTACTGCtgtagttttttctctgttgttTTCTGGTTATTGTATGGTTGATTCTGATGACACTCGTTCCTCGTTTCTAGGAAAAATGTATCAACTTCACCGCATCCCATCGTCTGCGTTGAGATAGTTGTTGCTTGGAAGTTGTTGCCGTGTTGTTTCGTGTTGCTGCAAGTCTTCCTGTGCTGCGTTGTTCTCATACGATTCCATGATCATATTGTTCCACACCATTGTTTGGTTAGGTGGTGCCGTGTTACTGGTTTTGTTCACACACAATGGGTACCTTGTGAAATCAACCTCCTTCGTTAATAGCTTTATGTAGAACAACagacttttgtcatccttgattTGTAGTGGTTGGCCTCCTTCCTTCAGTTGATATTTCAGTTGTAGTTGTGTTGATTCATGATTGCATTGGAGTTCTTCCATCATTATTCTCATTAGTTCCTCAAAAGTGCACTTGGTCGAAATTAATTCTCCACTTGATTCATAATCAACATAATTTTTGTTGTCATCCCAATGCCCATTGCTCTGCACCAATATTTGTAATGGTTCCGTTTCCtgaaataatgtaaattatttacttggttCAGTTTTTGTAGTTGCAaacaactattttaatctgCCAAAACAACCAA
This region of Cannabis sativa cultivar Pink pepper isolate KNU-18-1 chromosome 7, ASM2916894v1, whole genome shotgun sequence genomic DNA includes:
- the LOC133039859 gene encoding uncharacterized protein LOC133039859 isoform X1 — protein: MMSSDGIGGDPCKQISVSENVEVTDRRLVCFEMGATGLNVDSNIELEDDPIPVEETPLVDKRKSKKPIALTSPFMEYDSSISSSKDGSGYGVVKYVAGLCPLDDKIGEDVEHKDENDFDLWLGEGRRSKKDP
- the LOC133029223 gene encoding uncharacterized protein LOC133029223 codes for the protein MEFEFHMRELDNLDKRIRPYLEKIGHEKWSRYHSENNRYSTMTSNIAEALNSANLAARETPVTTLMECLRAQMQEWTYNNRKEAQKCTTRLTPSSEKKLIGNYVQSLRLTVS
- the LOC133039859 gene encoding uncharacterized protein LOC133039859 isoform X2 gives rise to the protein MSSDGIGGDPCKQISVSENVEVTDRRLVCFEMGATGLNVDSNIELEDDPIPVEETPLVDKRKSKKPIALTSPFMEYDSSISSSKDGSGYGVVKYVAGLCPLDDKIGEDVEHKDENDFDLWLGEGRRSKKDP